The following coding sequences are from one Capsicum annuum cultivar UCD-10X-F1 chromosome 3, UCD10Xv1.1, whole genome shotgun sequence window:
- the LOC124896695 gene encoding uncharacterized protein LOC124896695 has protein sequence MELPESNSSHWKSMFIDGLPILFAERIRKTLRGPNVSINYEAYTYGNPIKVVTQEGLNLCSGIKLNQQIKKYRITERQQLGEFYEQFAIDIPKSARESHKSKKKYSGEKRSKRIDKKEKKKEDYKSKKAYRKAKKANTCYQCGRFGHFVKDCKVKSKIKSLTIDDDIKDSLCKILLNSSTKNFSPDHSDNEENDSTDEDLRVLHQEDYMPSDDECIL, from the coding sequence ATGGAATTACCTGAGAGTAATAGTTCTCATTGGAAGTCCATGTTTATAGATGGTCTTCCCATATTATTTGCTGAAAGAATTAGGAAAACCCTTAGAGGTCCTAATGTGAGTATTAACTATGAGGCTTACACCTATGGTAACCCTATAAAGGTTGTTACTCAAGAAGGTTTAAATTTATGTAGTGGGATTAAGTTAAACCAACAGATTAAGAAGTATCGTATTACTGAGAGACAACAGCTGGGAGAATTTTATGAGCAATTTGCTATAGATATTCCCAAAAGCGCTAGAGAATCTCATAAGAGTAAGAAAAAGTACTCTGGGGAGAAAAGGTCTAAAAGGATTgacaagaaggaaaaaaaaaaagaggattaCAAATCCAAAAAGGCTTATAGAAAAGCCAAGAAGGCCAACACTTGTTACCAATGTGGTAGATTTGGTCACTTTGTGAAAGATTGCAAAGTAAAAAGCAAGATCAAGAGTCTcactattgatgatgatattaaagaCTCTCTGTGTAAGATTTTGCTCAATTCCTCTACGAAAAACTTTAGTCCGGACCATAGTGATAATGAGGAAAATGATTCAACCGATGAGGACCTGCGAGTTCTCCATCAAGAAGACTATATGCCTTCAGATGATGAGTGTATACTTTGA